GGAGTTTGTGAGAGTCTCTGCCCTGAGGTTTTCAAGCTTGCTGATGATGGTAAAGCAAAGGTTCTCCAACCCGAGACTGAATTAGATTGCGCTAAAGATGCAGCTGACAGTTGTCCAACAGGTGCAATCAGTGTTGAAGAGTGAAAAAAGAGGCGGATGACCGCCTCTTTTTCCCATCTTATCTGAAAATCCTCATCGAATAGGAAAGTTCTTAGAAGATAAACAATTCTGTTCCTTGAAGTTACCCTTTGATTGGTTCATAATAATACAGGTACCTACCTAATATCATCAACGCGATTTAATTTCGTGGGGAGCATATCTTT
The DNA window shown above is from Thermotoga profunda AZM34c06 and carries:
- a CDS encoding ferredoxin, with the protein product MKVRVDEATCIGCGVCESLCPEVFKLADDGKAKVLQPETELDCAKDAADSCPTGAISVEE